In the Bacillota bacterium genome, CCTATCATTGTGTCAAAGGCCAACCCTTTTATATTAACATTTACACATTTTAAGTATACTAAAAAGCTCTTTACATTATGCCCATATTTTTTTATTGATTCATTTTCAAAGACATCTTTAAACTCCCATATAAAGTCACGTTCACTTATCCCCTTCCCTATTTCAATATAAGCAGAATCTTCTCCACCCCATGATAAGGCCACACCTGCCAAATTCCCGGCAAGGGTTGTGTTTTGTCCGGGCATGTCTTTGTCCAGTAAATGAAAAAAGGATATTTCTTTTTGGCTAATAATAAGATTTTTTAAGTTTTTCAGCTCATCCAGCTCTTTTACATAAATTACTCTATTGCTATTCTGCCTATTCTCCTGCTTATTTTCAGCGCTTTCATAAATTTTCTTCTGTAATTCAAGCTTATCTATTAACGACTTAAATTCAAGTCTCTTGAATACTTCATAAAGTCTTTTATTATTATACTCACGTATTTTTAATTGTTCAATGCTACATAATTCTTCCGGCATGCTTCTTTCAATAGTCGCCAATTTTTTACTCAAAAAAGCCAGTTCTTTCTCTGCTTCCAGTTTCTCTCTAATACTTTTTCTTTCAACCTGGTCAATATTATTGTATAATTCTTCAATACTTCCAAACTTTCTTATCAAATCCAATGCCGTCTTTTCTCCTATTCCCTTTACACCGGGAATATTATCGGAAGCATCTCCCATTAAGGCTTTAACGTCTATTAGCTGTTCGGGACGTATTTTATATTTGTCAAGGAAAGTATTGTAATCGTATTCCTCTGTCTGTGTCTTGTTATACCTGGTTGTTGGGAGTTTTACACGGGTGGAGCCTGATATGAGCTGCAATGAATCCCTGTCACCGGTTACAATAACCACTTCCATGCCTTTTTTTTCTCCACACAGGGACAGCCACCCTATAATGTCATCAGCCTCATACCCTTCATACTCAACCCTTGTTATATTCATGGCATCAAGGACTTCTTTTATAACGGGAACCTGTACCGCCAATTCATCCGGCATTCCCTTTCTTTTTGCCTTATAGCCGTCATACTGCTCGTGTCTGAAAGTCGGAGCTTTCATATCAAAAGCTACACAAATATACTGGGGCTGTTCTTCCTCGAGATATTTAAATAATACATTTAAGAAACCATAAACTCCATTAGTATAAAGCCCGTCAGAAGTAGACAAAAGCTGTGGCCCTTGCAGTCCATAAAATGCCCTATTTAAAATACTATTCCCATCAATTAACATTAACTTATCAGCATGCATTTTTATCATTTCTCCATTGGTTTATTTTTATATACACTTGGCTTCTTTCAATATTTTACAAGACAAAATTGACTTCGTCAATTTATGTTTTGCAAGCACGAAAAAAAAAACAGTAACCTCTACCGTCAGGTTACTGTTTTATTTTATCCTTTTATTATTGTTTATTTACTTACATTAATTACCACATCAGCAATATATTCAGAATTTTCAAGCAACTCCCCAATTTCTTTCTCGATATCTTCTCTTTGGGATTTGAGTTTTTCCAGTTCAGCAGGGTTGGAGCATTCCTGATTACTCTCAATTTCTGCAATTTGCCTGTTAATACCTTCCAGTTTTACATTTAACTCATTCAGCTTTATTTCTATATCCTGCCTCATTATGGGAGAAGCATAATCAATATTTGCCTTAAGATATTCCACATCGTGTTCAAGGTTATTGAGGAAATATTGGTATCGGTTACCTGGGATGGTAAACTCTACAATATTTTCATCTTTCGCATCAATTTCATCTTTTGTATCACTTATATCTTTTGCACCACTTTTCTCTTTTACATCTACCTCAGCTGTTGCATTTTTATCTTCTACATCTGCCTCGGTCATTGCCTTGGACGAAAAATCATAAGTATCATAAGTTTTAAAGGTTGCCCCGCTATCAGTTGCTATAGACTTTATTATGCCTTCATCTATAACATTATCCCTAACAATAACAAAAACTTTTATTCTTCCCCTTTCACTAAACAATATATTCTCACTTACGATTTCATTCGATACTTCAGGTGTAGCTCGAGATATCATTATTTCCGGTGCTTCAGCCGATTTGTCGTTTTCTTCGTTTTCTGAAAATCCGAACATTCTAACTTCTTCTTCTTTCTTATCTTCAACAGCACTTTTGTTTTTTTCTTCATCAGCCAAAATACGCGCTCCAGTCTTTTCTCCTATATCATTCACAGTAGCCGACTGGCTCATACTTTCACTTTTGGTTAATCTATCTTGTTTTGTCCCGGAAAAAAAGCCGTCAAAAAATATCCCTTTCAACACAAAAACAATTAAAGCACCTGCTGCAATTGTTGATAAGGCTCTAATATAGCGGTTCCTTATATTAAACAGTTTTCCGGCTGTAAATTCCCTCTCTTTAACCTGTACCAGTTTTTCATGAAGTTCCTCTCTAAAATTATCAGGTAAATCCACCTCCGGCATACTGCGCAACATTCTCAATACTTCGAGTATATCATCAAGTTCTTCTTTACATAAAGGACATTGGTCTACATGAGCCTCAAATCTGGCTTTTTGTCCTTCATCCAGTTCACCATCAATATAAATGGATATTAAATCTTTTATTCTACTGCAATCCATCATCTCCAACCCTCCTTTCTATATTATTTGACGTAATCTTTATCCCAGAGTTCCATTTTACTTTTTAAAATTTCCTTAAGCATGTTCCTGGCTCTGTTTATTCTGGATTTAACCGTCCCCTGGGGGCAACTGATAATTTTCGCTATATCATCATAGCTAAAACCCTGAATATCCCTTAAAATAATTACTTCTTTATGTTCATTGGACAATTGAAAAATTGCATCCCTTACTGCCTCTTTGAGCTCATTCCTTTCAGCCGTCGATTCGGGTGTCGGCCCATCATCTTCAATTTGCCGTACAACCTCACCGTTTTCAAGGTGTATAACCTGATCTATAGAAATAATATTTTTGCTGTTCTTCCGTTTTCTAAGTTCATCAAGGCAAGCATTTGTAGTTATTCTATAAAGCCATGTAGAAAAGGACGACTGCTGCCTGAAATTCCTAATAGACTTAAAAACCTTAATAAATACTTCCTGGGATATGTCATTGGCATCATCATAATTGCCCATCATCCCTAAAGCTATATTAAAAACTTTTTTTTGATAACTTTCAATCAGCTGTTCAAAAGCTTCAATATCCCCTTTTTGTGATTTTCTTATCAGGTCCTTTTCTATTATTTCCATCAGGATTTAATACCCCCTTCAAAACATATATATTATACATTGTTTTTGGAATCATTTAAACAGTAAAATAGATGTTTTTTATAAAAAAAATATTACAGTTAATCATTATTCAACTTTAAGGAGGTATAGCTAAAGTATATGCTATTCCTAGTATTTTGCTTTAATTTATTGTTTTATTGTTATTGTAAATCTTTTCCTAATCCATCTTTGTTACTCTCAATATATATGCTCCTTGAAGGAAATGCTACCGAGAGGCCAAGTTCATCAAGAATTCCCATTATCTTAAGGTTAACATCCTCTTTCACATTAAGATAGCTCTGGTAATCTGTGGCTTTAGTAAAATAATATATTAAAATCTCCAACGCACTATCACCGAAATTATAAAAATTTACGTAAATTACATCAGGATGTACATCAGCATGGCTTTTTAGCATAGCTCTTAGCCTTTTTAAACACTCCTCCATCTTTTCAATGTTAGTATCATAGGTTATGCCCAGAATAAACTTTACCCTCCTCTTTCCCATTCTGGACCAGTTGGTTATGGTATCATCACTTATGACTGAATTTGGAATAGTAACAACTGACTGCTCGAAAGTACGTATCTTTGTACTCCTGAAACCAATATCCTCAACTGTCCCTTCGACTTTCGGCGTCATTATCCAGTCACCCACTTTAAAAGGCCTGTCAAGCATAATAGTAAGGCTTCCAAACATGTTTGCTACAGTATCTTTTGCTGCCAGTGCGAAAGCCAGGCCACCGATACCAAGTCCGGTAAGAAGCCCTGCGATATTATCTGTCCACTGTTGGAGTATTGTAATGGACCCTATAACAACAACTATAGTTTTCAAACCGTTCCTTATAAAAGGGAAAAGCATTTGGTCAATTTTGTTTTCAGAGCTGCCCAGGGTATTTTTAATAAAAGCTGTAACAGCATCAACTATTCTATACAATGCCCACAATATCGAAAAAGCGATTAACGAGCTTAAAACCCTGTCGGTAAAATTACTTACACCCTCAGGAAGTTTTAATATTTTCACTGCTATGCTCACACCTATTACAACAATTATAAATTTCATAGGTTTGTCAATTAACCCTGTAACAGTATTACTGAATTTTTTGTTAATCCTGTTTAATAATCGGCTTATTAAATTTAATACGATCCTCATAAATATATAACGGAATGTTATGAACATAACAAGGACAATTATTGCTCCAATAATCCTTAGAAGGTTATCCTTTACTATAAAATATGAAATTAAAGTCTGTATATCATTTAAAATGTCCATAATTCCCTCCTGAAATCTTTATTTTATTTTATTAAATGATTCATATACTTTATTTTCTACAACTAATACAATAATTCCTTCACAAAAACAAAAATATTTGCCAATGAATAATTTTCACAAAGAAACACATAATAATACAAAAATATACAGGGAGTGATGAAATTGAGTCTTGTTGAATGGAATCCGTTCCGTGAAATGGATAATTTTACTAGAGAAATGGGGAATTTTCTTGACCGTTCTCCTTTCAGGTTGTTTGGTATGCCCGGTGCACCTAAGGTGGATGTATACCAGACAGATACGGAAGTTATTATGAAAGCTGAGATACCCGGTATAAATAAGGAAGACCTTAATGTATTTGTTGATGAAAACTCCATAAGACTCTCCGGGCAAATCAAAAGGGCAAATGATTTTAAAGATGAAAACATATACCGCAGTGAAAGGTATTATGGAAACTTTTCCAGGACAATACCTCTACCGGTAGAAATAAAATCGGATCAAACTACTGCAGAATATAAAGATGGTATTCTTACAATAACTGCACCAAAACTAGAACCTTCAAAGCCCAAAGGAAAAAGAATTGACATTCAATAAAAATAAAGGAGAGGGATATTAATACAGAGGAAACAACGCTCCACGCAAAAGAGGGGTGCATTTAATGCATCCCTCAAAAGAGCGTTGCTTTCTTAATTAGAAGTACACATTTGCACCAAAATTTGATACAGCTCTATATTATATCAAATTTGTATCAAATTTGATTCTATAATTAAAGCTCCATACCTCTTTGTCACATTTTTAAGTCCATCCATCAACTTTTTATCTTTACTGCTTGCATTTTTGCTAAAAATTACACCTGCCCTGCCCTTATATACCCTCAAAGCTTGTTCTAGCGCATCCGGGTTACCCGTTTCTATAATAACAGGCTGCTTTAAATATCCCTGGGCTTTATTCACCACTTGGGCTAAAAGCTCACTGTTCTCATTATCAATATTTATATATATCACATCATACCCTTCTGATGCCAACTCTAACGCCATATCGGTCACTACTTCCATGTTTCCATCCTTTAATTGCTTAAAAAATTTCTCATCCTCTATGGAACTTAACTTTCCAATCTGTTTATTTTTATCATGTAAATTACATATATTAAATGAACTCACTCCGGATGTAATTACTGTGCAATTAGATGTAAACACTGGATACTTATCAGAATATTCAATATCCTCATGTCCCCATTTATTATCAATATTTTCCTTTATAGCACTGACAAACTCGGGAGTAGTGCCACAGCACCCCCCTATAAGCCTTGCTCCATATTGTACAAATTGTGCAGCCAGTTCAGCAAATTTTTTTGCAGTTTCCCTGTAAACAGGCACACCATCTATAATTTCAGGTAATCCCGCATTGGGTTTCACACTCAAATATCCGCCCCCTGCAAGATGCATCTTCTTTACAATATCAACCATAAGCTCAGGTCCGAAGGAGCAATTTGTCCCCACCATATCGGCACCTAGAGACTTTAATATTATAACAGCCGTTTGCGGGTCTGTACCCATCAAACTCCTGCCGTTCTGCTCAAATGAAACGGAGCAGATTACCGGAATGTCTGCAGTTTCTTTCGCTGCAAGCAATGCCGCCCTCATTTCAGCTATATCGGTAAAGGTTTCAAAATTAATTATATCTACGCCTCCATCAACTAAAGCCTTTACCTGCTCTTTGTATATTTGGTAGGCAGTTTCAAAATCAAGATCCCCTGAAGGTTCAAAAAGTCTCCCTGTAGGACCTGCAGATCCGGCAACAAATCCATCTTCACCCATCACTTCTCTTGCCAGTCTGGCACCTTGGTAATTCAATTCATAGGTCCTGTCATCAAGATGATGCTTTTGAAGTTGCACGCGGTTACCGGAAAAAGTATTGGTCTGGATAACATCGGAACCTGCCTCCTTGTATAAGCTGTATATTTTCTTTACCACATCACTATGAGTAACGTTCCATAATTCAGGACATTCACCTCCTTTTAACCCGAACTTTTGCAACATATACCCCTTTGATCCATCATATATAAGTATTCTGTTTTTTATTTCATCAAG is a window encoding:
- a CDS encoding zf-HC2 domain-containing protein — protein: MMDCSRIKDLISIYIDGELDEGQKARFEAHVDQCPLCKEELDDILEVLRMLRSMPEVDLPDNFREELHEKLVQVKEREFTAGKLFNIRNRYIRALSTIAAGALIVFVLKGIFFDGFFSGTKQDRLTKSESMSQSATVNDIGEKTGARILADEEKNKSAVEDKKEEEVRMFGFSENEENDKSAEAPEIMISRATPEVSNEIVSENILFSERGRIKVFVIVRDNVIDEGIIKSIATDSGATFKTYDTYDFSSKAMTEADVEDKNATAEVDVKEKSGAKDISDTKDEIDAKDENIVEFTIPGNRYQYFLNNLEHDVEYLKANIDYASPIMRQDIEIKLNELNVKLEGINRQIAEIESNQECSNPAELEKLKSQREDIEKEIGELLENSEYIADVVINVSK
- a CDS encoding sigma-70 family RNA polymerase sigma factor, translated to MEIIEKDLIRKSQKGDIEAFEQLIESYQKKVFNIALGMMGNYDDANDISQEVFIKVFKSIRNFRQQSSFSTWLYRITTNACLDELRKRKNSKNIISIDQVIHLENGEVVRQIEDDGPTPESTAERNELKEAVRDAIFQLSNEHKEVIILRDIQGFSYDDIAKIISCPQGTVKSRINRARNMLKEILKSKMELWDKDYVK
- a CDS encoding mechanosensitive ion channel family protein, giving the protein MDILNDIQTLISYFIVKDNLLRIIGAIIVLVMFITFRYIFMRIVLNLISRLLNRINKKFSNTVTGLIDKPMKFIIVVIGVSIAVKILKLPEGVSNFTDRVLSSLIAFSILWALYRIVDAVTAFIKNTLGSSENKIDQMLFPFIRNGLKTIVVVIGSITILQQWTDNIAGLLTGLGIGGLAFALAAKDTVANMFGSLTIMLDRPFKVGDWIMTPKVEGTVEDIGFRSTKIRTFEQSVVTIPNSVISDDTITNWSRMGKRRVKFILGITYDTNIEKMEECLKRLRAMLKSHADVHPDVIYVNFYNFGDSALEILIYYFTKATDYQSYLNVKEDVNLKIMGILDELGLSVAFPSRSIYIESNKDGLGKDLQ
- a CDS encoding Hsp20/alpha crystallin family protein — its product is MSLVEWNPFREMDNFTREMGNFLDRSPFRLFGMPGAPKVDVYQTDTEVIMKAEIPGINKEDLNVFVDENSIRLSGQIKRANDFKDENIYRSERYYGNFSRTIPLPVEIKSDQTTAEYKDGILTITAPKLEPSKPKGKRIDIQ
- a CDS encoding homocysteine S-methyltransferase family protein → MRNFLDEIKNRILIYDGSKGYMLQKFGLKGGECPELWNVTHSDVVKKIYSLYKEAGSDVIQTNTFSGNRVQLQKHHLDDRTYELNYQGARLAREVMGEDGFVAGSAGPTGRLFEPSGDLDFETAYQIYKEQVKALVDGGVDIINFETFTDIAEMRAALLAAKETADIPVICSVSFEQNGRSLMGTDPQTAVIILKSLGADMVGTNCSFGPELMVDIVKKMHLAGGGYLSVKPNAGLPEIIDGVPVYRETAKKFAELAAQFVQYGARLIGGCCGTTPEFVSAIKENIDNKWGHEDIEYSDKYPVFTSNCTVITSGVSSFNICNLHDKNKQIGKLSSIEDEKFFKQLKDGNMEVVTDMALELASEGYDVIYINIDNENSELLAQVVNKAQGYLKQPVIIETGNPDALEQALRVYKGRAGVIFSKNASSKDKKLMDGLKNVTKRYGALIIESNLIQI